The sequence below is a genomic window from Thermodesulfobacteriota bacterium.
GAGCTACAAGTTGTGATGACGATAATGAGGCGAGCTTAGCTCTGCTTCGAATACTTCATGACTCACCTGACGCTCCAGCAGTTGATGGTTTTGTTGATGATGTAGAAGTGGTATCTGATTTAGACTACCTTGAAGTTTTCCCAACCAATGGTGATGGCTATGCATTGATTCCATCGGGCATTAATAACATTAAGGTTAATGCAGCTGGGACTAATATAACTGTGATTGATGCGGACCTTGATTTCCCAAGGAATTCTGAGACGACGATTATAGTTACCGGTTTACTTGAAGACGATTCTATTTTCCCAATTGTTCTTGATGATGATAACTCTCTTCCTGCAAATGGGTTTGTAAAATTAAGAGCAGTTCATGGAGCACCAGGAGTTGGCAATGTTGATATATATGTAGTTCCACCAGGAGTGGATATCAACGACGTTGACCCTACACTTAGCGATGTGCCCTTTGGTGCGGCTTCAGGTTATCTAGAGGTCCCTGAAGGATCTTATCAGGTAATAGTTACTCCAACAGGAACAAAAATTATTGCTATAGATACTGGGCCTATTGAATTTTTTGATGGTCAAATCAGAACTGCAGTTGCCGTGGATTCTCAGGATTTCGAAGGGGA
It includes:
- a CDS encoding DUF4397 domain-containing protein; the encoded protein is MRSISILFLLVLGFVFVLGATSCDDDNEASLALLRILHDSPDAPAVDGFVDDVEVVSDLDYLEVFPTNGDGYALIPSGINNIKVNAAGTNITVIDADLDFPRNSETTIIVTGLLEDDSIFPIVLDDDNSLPANGFVKLRAVHGAPGVGNVDIYVVPPGVDINDVDPTLSDVPFGAASGYLEVPEGSYQVIVTPTGTKIIAIDTGPIEFFDGQIRTAVAVDSQDFEGDPFIFLLLDRN